One genomic window of Halovivax cerinus includes the following:
- a CDS encoding DUF7344 domain-containing protein translates to MIPQTSDPNRLDDENQEIPPERLFRAFANDRRQRVVAYLAGKTAAIPIGDLAEYVAITEGQPTQERYERVLTALAHNHLPHLQDAGLVRYDALAETVECTASRSVIDPYLDLAGHAVE, encoded by the coding sequence ATGATCCCTCAAACGAGCGACCCCAACAGGCTGGACGACGAGAACCAAGAGATCCCCCCGGAGCGGCTATTTCGAGCGTTCGCGAACGACCGGCGGCAGCGAGTCGTGGCCTACCTGGCAGGGAAGACCGCGGCGATACCGATCGGCGACCTCGCGGAGTACGTGGCAATCACCGAGGGACAGCCCACGCAAGAGCGGTACGAGCGTGTGCTCACCGCACTGGCGCACAACCACCTCCCGCACCTGCAAGACGCGGGCCTCGTCCGGTACGACGCACTCGCGGAGACGGTCGAATGTACCGCCTCGCGAAGCGTGATCGATCCGTACCTCGACCTCGCCGGCCACGCGGTCGAGTAG
- a CDS encoding NAD(P)/FAD-dependent oxidoreductase gives MDVGIVGGGIVGLSAAHALAERGATVALYERGALGTGSTARSAGGIRSQFSTPVNVSLSRASKRVWNDFEGRFGVDIEYRKCGYLFLARSDATAERLHETVGMQRELGATSEYVDPIEATEYCPGLDPEPFVGATYGPDDGFADPNLAVQGYATAAREAGVEIRTGTTVTDLRRDGDRVVGLEVDGTERCNADYVVNAAGAWAGRIAQLAGIDLPIAPRRRQIAIVEPETPVPETVPLTIDLETGSYFRPERAGIALVGGHFGDADPDVDPDRFDDGMDVAWAATAVEHAADYTGYFGPETRIRRGWSGLYAVTPDHHPIVDETLPGLVTAAGFSGHGFQHAPATGRLVAELVLDGDASLVDVSALDGDRFDRGETATERHVA, from the coding sequence ATGGACGTCGGAATCGTGGGCGGCGGGATCGTCGGCCTCTCCGCGGCGCACGCCCTCGCCGAACGCGGCGCGACAGTGGCCCTCTACGAACGTGGTGCGCTGGGGACCGGGAGCACCGCCCGGTCGGCGGGCGGGATCCGCTCGCAGTTCTCGACGCCGGTCAACGTCTCGCTCTCGCGGGCCAGCAAACGCGTCTGGAACGACTTCGAGGGGCGCTTCGGCGTGGACATCGAGTATCGAAAGTGCGGCTACCTGTTTCTCGCGCGGTCCGACGCGACCGCCGAGCGGCTCCACGAGACCGTCGGGATGCAGCGGGAACTGGGGGCGACCAGCGAGTACGTCGACCCGATCGAGGCGACCGAGTACTGCCCTGGGCTCGATCCGGAGCCGTTCGTCGGCGCGACGTACGGCCCTGACGACGGGTTCGCGGATCCGAACCTCGCGGTCCAGGGCTACGCGACGGCGGCCCGCGAGGCCGGCGTCGAGATCCGGACGGGGACGACCGTCACCGACCTTCGTCGCGACGGTGACCGCGTAGTCGGGCTCGAGGTCGACGGGACGGAGCGGTGCAACGCGGACTACGTCGTCAACGCCGCGGGCGCATGGGCCGGTCGCATCGCCCAACTGGCCGGGATCGACCTCCCGATCGCGCCGCGTCGGCGCCAGATCGCGATCGTGGAGCCGGAAACGCCAGTTCCGGAGACCGTCCCGCTGACGATCGATCTGGAGACGGGGTCGTACTTCCGACCCGAGCGCGCGGGGATCGCCCTCGTCGGCGGGCACTTCGGCGACGCCGATCCGGACGTCGATCCCGACCGGTTCGACGACGGGATGGACGTCGCGTGGGCGGCCACCGCCGTCGAACACGCGGCCGACTACACCGGGTACTTCGGGCCGGAGACGCGGATCCGCCGGGGTTGGTCGGGGCTGTACGCCGTCACGCCGGACCACCATCCCATCGTCGACGAGACGCTCCCGGGGCTCGTGACCGCTGCGGGCTTTTCGGGTCACGGCTTTCAACACGCACCGGCTACGGGCCGACTCGTGGCCGAACTCGTCCTCGACGGCGATGCGTCACTCGTCGACGTCTCGGCCCTCGACGGCGACCGGTTCGATCGCGGCGAGACCGCGACGGAGCGCCACGTCGCCTGA
- a CDS encoding universal stress protein — protein MVSRILVPFDASAPSEAALRFAFEQFPDASVAVLHVVEPFADHTDAGSEHDRHRWRERATGMAEEHFDEARAIATEYDASIETDWRYGRPGHEVVAHAATGDYDHVVMGSHGRSGIERLMLGSVAETTIRRAGVPVTVIPET, from the coding sequence ATGGTGTCGCGTATTCTCGTGCCGTTCGACGCGAGCGCGCCGTCCGAGGCCGCGCTGCGGTTCGCGTTCGAGCAGTTCCCGGACGCGTCGGTCGCGGTCCTCCACGTCGTCGAACCGTTCGCGGATCACACGGACGCTGGCAGCGAACACGACCGCCACCGGTGGCGAGAGCGAGCGACCGGGATGGCCGAGGAGCACTTCGACGAGGCGCGGGCGATCGCCACCGAGTACGACGCCTCGATCGAGACGGACTGGCGGTACGGCCGGCCGGGCCACGAGGTCGTCGCTCACGCCGCGACCGGTGACTACGATCACGTCGTGATGGGCAGCCACGGCCGTAGCGGCATCGAGCGTCTCATGCTCGGCAGCGTCGCCGAGACGACGATCCGGCGCGCGGGCGTCCCGGTGACGGTCATCCCGGAGACGTGA
- a CDS encoding HVO_2922 family protein, producing the protein MSNSATFEVFRDRADEWRWRLVARNGRIIADSGEGYTSKQGAERGIESVKRSAADATVEYLPED; encoded by the coding sequence ATGAGTAACTCGGCAACCTTCGAAGTGTTTCGCGACCGTGCGGACGAGTGGCGCTGGCGACTCGTCGCGAGGAACGGCCGAATCATCGCCGATAGCGGCGAGGGATACACCTCGAAACAAGGAGCCGAGCGCGGCATCGAGAGCGTGAAACGGAGTGCGGCCGACGCGACCGTCGAGTACCTCCCCGAGGACTGA
- a CDS encoding sodium:calcium antiporter, which translates to MSRRLRHPLVAVAVTVLLTVPWLGTFFSYGGYGTVHPGANIGAGIAVLVAGASILGASFLLAWAAETAEKDVPRAFAIAVLAVLAVAPEYAVDALYAWQAGAGDPEAANLAVANMTGANRILIGLGWSGIALYSIYRARGGSDPAVDHRNGFLTDVVTLDRDLSLEIVFLLAATAVAFFVPLAGGIGIVDTVVLVGLYVTYLVVIVRGDVEEPEEHGGVPAYFQQYPKLGRAAVVLGGFAFSGAIIFTAVHPFAEGLEQVGIQNGIPEFFMIQWLAPLASESPELIVVAYLVNKARTTAGFNALISSKLNQWTLLIGTLAIVYSISAGAVEALPFDSKQAAEIWITAAQSFFAIAILTNFEISTREAVGLLGLFLSQVLVEFFIIQTYAESTANELSMLVLYAYTAVYVVLGIALFVARRESVGALFARSARTVRDAM; encoded by the coding sequence ATGTCACGCCGGTTGCGCCACCCGCTCGTCGCGGTCGCCGTTACGGTTCTGTTGACCGTTCCCTGGCTCGGTACGTTCTTCTCGTACGGCGGCTACGGCACCGTTCATCCCGGTGCTAACATCGGTGCGGGGATCGCCGTCCTCGTCGCTGGTGCGTCGATTCTGGGCGCGTCGTTCCTGCTGGCGTGGGCCGCGGAAACGGCCGAGAAGGACGTCCCACGGGCGTTTGCCATCGCCGTCCTGGCCGTGCTGGCGGTCGCCCCGGAGTACGCGGTCGACGCGCTCTACGCCTGGCAGGCCGGCGCCGGCGATCCTGAGGCGGCCAACCTCGCCGTCGCGAACATGACCGGCGCGAACCGGATCCTCATCGGTCTCGGCTGGTCCGGGATCGCCCTCTACAGCATTTATCGTGCTCGTGGTGGCTCGGACCCGGCGGTCGACCACCGGAACGGTTTTCTCACCGACGTCGTCACGCTGGACCGGGACCTCTCCCTCGAGATCGTCTTCTTGCTCGCGGCGACGGCGGTCGCCTTCTTCGTCCCCCTCGCCGGTGGCATCGGCATCGTGGACACGGTCGTCCTCGTCGGCCTCTACGTGACCTATCTCGTCGTGATCGTCCGCGGCGACGTCGAGGAACCGGAGGAGCACGGCGGCGTTCCCGCGTATTTCCAGCAGTACCCGAAACTCGGCCGCGCTGCGGTCGTCCTCGGGGGCTTTGCCTTCTCCGGGGCGATCATCTTCACCGCGGTCCACCCGTTTGCGGAAGGGTTGGAGCAGGTCGGGATTCAGAACGGCATCCCGGAATTCTTCATGATTCAGTGGTTGGCGCCGCTGGCATCCGAGAGCCCGGAACTCATCGTCGTCGCCTATCTGGTGAACAAGGCGCGGACGACCGCGGGCTTTAACGCGCTCATCTCGTCGAAGTTGAATCAGTGGACGCTCCTCATCGGGACGCTCGCCATCGTCTACTCCATCTCCGCGGGCGCGGTCGAGGCGCTCCCGTTCGACTCGAAACAGGCCGCCGAGATCTGGATCACGGCCGCCCAGAGCTTCTTCGCCATCGCGATCCTGACCAACTTCGAGATCAGTACTCGCGAGGCGGTCGGCCTGCTCGGCCTGTTCCTCTCGCAGGTGCTCGTCGAGTTCTTCATTATCCAGACGTACGCCGAATCGACAGCCAACGAGCTCAGTATGCTCGTCCTCTACGCCTACACGGCCGTCTACG